From the Chloroflexota bacterium genome, the window CGCGAGTTCGGGATTGTCTTCGAGTTGAAACAACAAACGATAGACGTTGAGTTCGCCAAAGTACAGCGCGTTCGGTTCGGCGAGACGCCGCGCCATCGTTTGCGCTTGCCGCGCCTCGCGGTACGAATCGCGCAGACCGATCAACGCTTCCGCCGCACGACCGATGCCCATCGCCAATGGATCGTTCGGAAACTCAGCGCTCGCGCGACGGCGAATGTTTGCCGCGAGTCGCCGCGCGCTTTCGACGCCTTGACGCGCATCGAGCCGCGCCAGGACGACGACCTCGTTTTCGCGCATTTGCACGAGCGCACCATGTTCGTGCCGGTTCGTCACTTCGCGCACCATTGTTTCGAGTCGGCGATGCGACGGATGCGCTTTCTTCAACCAGTCCGCGACGAGGACGGTATGCAATCCTTCGGGGTCGTAGCGATTGCGCCGCGCCCAACTCGCGGCTTCGGGCGGCGCGAGACTGCCGGAGAGGAGCGCGTCGATGAACGAACCGCGCACGCGCTTTTCCGCTTCGCTCACCGCTTTTGCTTTCGCCATTTCGAGCGCGCACGCCGCCGCGCTTTGCTCGGCTGCCGCGTGATCGAACTGGGTCAGCGCGTCTTCGGTCGCGATCAACGAAAGGAATCCGCGCGCGACGCCCATGACGACGATTGGCGCGACGAGCCGCGCGAGGTGATCGAGCGCAAGTGATTGCTGGGCGACCTCTTGATTTTGCGCGGCGCGTTTGCGATCGCGCCATTCCTCCGGCAAATTGCTCATCGCGCCAGCCCAGGTCGCAATGTCCTCGCGGCGCGCGTCGAGGTCGGGCGCGAACGACGCGGCAAGTGTCGCGAGGCGTTTGTCTTGAATCAACACGCTCTTGCCGGTCGTCTCACGAATGAGCGCCGCCATCGCGTCCAGCCCGGTATTTTCCGCGATCAACACGGTGAGGCGTTGATACAAGTGCGCGGCGCGTTGTTCGAGACCGGCGCTGCGTTCGATCAACAACGATAACGCGATGCGCTCGATGCGGCGCACGTCCGCCGAATGCGGCAACACGACGACTGGAATCGCGACGGGCATGGCGACGGTTGGCTCGCCCAACACGGCGATGCACGCCACGCGGAGATCGGCGAGACGCGCGAGTCGTTGCGCTAAATCATCGGGATAAGGCGGCACGAGGAATACAAAATCGCCGGCGGCGAGACGCAGCGTGCTGTCATTCGCCGGCGTCACGACGACCCACGTGACCGGGCGATCTAGCTGGGCGTGCCCGGCAATCACGCGCGTTTCGGCGGGCAGTCCAAGCGAGATCAATTCGCGAATGGTGATGGGGGTTGTATCTGGCATCGTGGTAACAAAAAGACCCATCGGCAAACACCGATGGGCACGTCAACGTACCCTGTGCCAAGATTATACGCTCAATTGGGTACGGGTCAAGATGGGAACAGAAAAGTTTGGGGGTAAACAGGTAGACAAGGAAACAGGGCAATAAGGAAATCAGGGAAATGGGTTGCGGAAACTTGGCTCCCTGTCTCACTGTTTACTTGACTCACCTTATCAACGCCAGTTCCATTGCTTGCGTGAGCGTGCGCGCACCCAGCAATTCAATGCCGTCCGGCTTGTCCTTGATTTTCGTGAGCAGCTGCGGCACGAGCGCGCGTTTGAACCCGAGTCGCGCGGCTTCAGTCAATCGTCGTTGCGCGTGCGCGACGGTGCGTAGTTCGCCGCTCAAGCCGACTTCGCCGATGATGACCAGGTCTTCCGCGACCGGCTGATTACGGAACGACGATGCAATCGCGAGCGCGACGGTGAGGTCGGCGGCGGGTTCGGTGATTTTCAATCCACCAACGACGTTCACGAACACATCTTGCGCGCCGAGTTTCAATCCAACGCGTTGCTGCAATGTCGCGGTGAGCAACAGCAAGCGCCCCATATCGAATCCGTTGCCAGTGCGGCGCGGATACGCAAACGCGGTTGAGTTGGTCAATGCTTGAATCTCGACGAGGAGCGGGCGCGTGCCTTCCATCGTCACCGCGATCGCGCTGCCCGATGCGCCGGGTGCGCGTTCCGCGAGAAACGCCTGCGATGGATTCTCCACCTCGATCATCCCATCCTGGGTCATCTCGAACACGCCGACCTCGCTCGTCGCGCCGAAACGATTTTTCACCGAGCGCAACAGGCGGTACGCGTGAAAGCGTTCGCCTTCGAGATACAACACCGTGTCCACGATGTGTTCGAGGACGCGCGGTCCGGCTATCGCGCCGGCTTTGGTGACGTGCCCGACGAGGAAAATCGGAATGCCAGTCGCTTTCGCGGTTTGCGTCAATCGTGCCGCCGATTCGCGGACCTGGGAAATGCTGCCCGCCGCGCTCGTCAGTTCTTCGAGGTAGACGGTTTGAATCGAATCTACGACGACGAGTTTCGGTTTGAGGTTTTCGATGTGTGCGATAATGTCGTCGAGGTTCGTTTCGGTGAGGAGAAAGAGCGTGTCGGGTTGCATGCCCAGCCGCTCGGCGCGCATTTTGATTTGATGCACCGACTCTTCGCCGGAGATGTAGAGCACAATGCCTACCGACCGCGCGAGCACTGCCGCCATTTGAAGCAAGATTGTACTTTTGCCGATCCCCGGCTCGCCGCCGATGAGCACGAGCGACCCAGGTACGATGCCGCCACCGAGCACGCGCGCGAGTTCGGGCATCGGAATCGGGATGCGCTGAAATCCTTCGACCGCGACGTCCGTAATTTTTTGTGGTGCGCCGCGCGGCATCAACGACGCGAGCGAAGATGCCTTTTGCTCTTTCGCCGATTCGATGGTCTCGACCATGCTGTCCCAGGTTCCGCAATCGGGACACTTGCCGTACGATTTGGGCGACGTGAAACCGCACTGCTGGCATGTCCATTTTACGCGCGATTTGGATTTGGGGGGCATTCGCAACCTCGCATCAAACGTTTGTTCTACGAGCGCATTTTACAACGAGATGCCGTGGGCGTCAAATGAAATTCGTATCACGGTTTGTGAGGCGAATTACGCAATCAAGGATTCGATTTTGCGGAGCACGGTTGCCAAATCGGGAGGACTTGCAGAGAAGGCGCTCGATAGATTGCCAATGTGTTTGTGGTGCGGCGCATTTGGCAAATGGGGAAAGTGAGGCGCGTCGTCTTAACGTAGGATCAACGTGCCATCGGCGCGCTGAAAATGAGTTGTTCCTGCAAAAGCCGAAGCGTTTTGATCTCACCCAGCCAGTCAATGAATTCCAAATCCTCGTCCAGCTCGCGCGCCTGAAACTTGTGCTCGAATTCATCGGACGGCATACCAAATTGCTTCTCGAACGCGGCGAGTCGTTCGCGTGTGCGGTTGCTGCCGTGCTCCAACGTTTTTAGTTGATTGCGGATTGCCGATTCCACCAACGGTTTAATGGAGACCGGCGCTTCAGATGTGATGATCACTTGTTGAATCATTTTTACCCCTACCGATCAGCGAAACATTGATCGGCAAAAGTATACCGGCGTTTGAGCATGTTGGCAAGCGTGCGTTGAGAAAGATCAGGCGCTTTGAGAGTAAGTGGGGTTGGCTGGGATTTTACCGAAGAGTCCGCAGAGAACGCGGAGAAAATTCTAAAAAACTCTGCGCGTTCGGCGGTGAAATTGAATTTACACCACTGGAAATGCAAAGGACACGGTTCATCACCGTGTCCTTCTTACATCCGTCTTAATATCCGGTTATCCGTTTCAATCCGCTCTCACGCGGGCATCAACGCTGGTTCCGGCATCGGTATGCCGCCGTCCGTGCCATTGTGCGGACTCTCTTTGATCGAGAGTTTGATTTCGCCTTCGATCACATCGGCGATGAGCACACTGCCCGGTTTGAACTCTTGCGAGAGCACGCCTTCGGAGAGCGGGTCTTCAATCGTGCGCTGGATCACGCGTTTCAACGGGCGCGCACCCAGGTTGCGATCGTACCCTTCCTCGGCGAGTTTCGCCTTCGCCGCGTCGGTGATTTCGAGCGTGAGTTGATGTTCGTCCAAGCGCGGCTTGAATAAACGAATTTGCACGTCCACGATTTTGAGAATGTCTTCTTTGCTCAACGTGCGGAACACGACGATGTTGTCGAGACGATTCAAGAATTCCGGGCGGAACAAGCGTTTTAGTTCGCCCATCAATTTCTCGCGCATCTTTTGATACGCGTCTTCTTCCGTCTTGGCTTCATCGCGTTTGCCGCCGAACCCGAGCACGGAATCTTTTTGAATCAAGTCCGCGCCGATGTTCGAGGTCATGATCAAGATCGTGTTGCGGAAATCCACCTTGCGACCTTTCGCATCGGCAAGGTGCCCGTCTTCGAGAATTTGCAAAAGCATGTTGAACGCTTCGGGATGCGCCTTTTCGATTTCGTCGAACAACACGACCGAGTACGGGCGACGCCGGACTGCTTCCGTCAGTTGACCGCCTTCTTCGTAGCCGATGTACCCCGGCGGCGCGCCGACCAATCGCGAAACATTGTGGCGTTCCATAAACTCGGACATATCGAGTTGCAACAGCGCCTTTTCGTCGCCGAACATGAATTCGGCGAGCGCCTTGGCGAGTTCGCTTTTGCCAACGCCAGTCGGACCCAGGAAGATGAACGAACCAATCGGGCGTTTCGGATCTTTCAACCCGGCGCGCGCGCGGCGCACCGCTTTCGCGATGCTGTTGATCGGCTCGTCTTGTCCGATGATGCGCTTGTGCAATTCTTCTTCCATCTTGAGCAAGCGCGCACTCTCTTCGCCGGCGATGCGCGTGACCGGCACGCCCGTCCACATCGCGACGACTTCGGCGACATCTTCGCCGGTGACCTGGGGCGGCTTCTCCGCCATCGTTTCGAGCCAGTTCACTTTCAACTGCTGAATCTGTTCGCGCAGGTCTGTTTCCTGCCCCATCAATTCGGCGGCGCGATCAAAGTTTTCTTGCGCGACCGCGTCTTTCTTTTCTTTTTCAAGTTCCTTGAGACGCGTGTCCATTTGCACGTACTCGGTCGGCTTGGGCACTTTGTACATTCGCACGCGCGAGGATGCTTCGTCAATCAAATCAATCGCTTTATCGGGCAAGAATCGCTCGGTGACGTACCGCGCGGCGAGATTCGCGGCGGAGGTCAACGCCTCGTCCGTAATCTTGAGCGCGTGGTGCGCCTCGTAGCGTTCCTTGATGCCCTTCAAAATTTCAATCGTTTCGTCCACGCTCGGCTCGTCCACCTTGACCGGTTGGAAACGCCGTTCGAGCGCGGCATCGCTTTCGATGTGCTTGCGATATTCTTCCATCGTCGTCGCGCCCACGACTTGCAGTTCGCCGCGCGACAAGGCTGGTTTCAAAATGTTCGCCGCGTCAACCGCGCTGCCTGCCGCACCCGCGCCGACGACCATGTGCAGTTCGTCAATGAAGAGAATCGTTTTGCTGCCTTTCAATTCGTCAATCACGCGCTTCATGCGTTCTTCGAACTGTCCACGATAAATTGTGCCCGCGACGAGCGACCCAACATCGAGTTGCACGACGCGTTTGTTGAGGAGTGGACCTGGGACATCGCCTTGAATTATTTTTTGCGCGAGACCTTCGACGATCGCGGTCTTGCCGACGCCTGGCTCGCCGATCAACGCGGGATTATTTTTGGTACGTCGTGAAAGTATTTGAATCACGCGTTCGATTTCTTTTTGGCGACCGATCACCGGATCGAGTTTGCCTTCTTCCGCTTGCGCGGTTAGGTCGGTCGCCAGTTGGTCAAGCAGAGGCGTTTTGGAATCGCCGCGTTTCTTTTCGGGGGTTTGTCCCGCGGGGGCTTGTTCCATCACCGCGCGTTGCAATTGGGCGCGCACCTTGTCGGGACTGACGTTCAAACTCTTCAGCACGTTCACCGCGATGCCATCGCCTTCGCGCACGAGACCCAGGAGCAAGTGCTCGGTGCCGATGTAGTGATGTCCCATGCGGCGCGCTTCGTCCACCGCGAGTTCGATCACGCGCTTGGTGCGCGGCGTGAGCGAAAGGCGCGTGCCCGCCGGCGCTTGCCCGCGTCCGACAATATCTTCGACCACGCGGCGCACGCG encodes:
- a CDS encoding helix-turn-helix domain-containing protein, which codes for MPDTTPITIRELISLGLPAETRVIAGHAQLDRPVTWVVVTPANDSTLRLAAGDFVFLVPPYPDDLAQRLARLADLRVACIAVLGEPTVAMPVAIPVVVLPHSADVRRIERIALSLLIERSAGLEQRAAHLYQRLTVLIAENTGLDAMAALIRETTGKSVLIQDKRLATLAASFAPDLDARREDIATWAGAMSNLPEEWRDRKRAAQNQEVAQQSLALDHLARLVAPIVVMGVARGFLSLIATEDALTQFDHAAAEQSAAACALEMAKAKAVSEAEKRVRGSFIDALLSGSLAPPEAASWARRNRYDPEGLHTVLVADWLKKAHPSHRRLETMVREVTNRHEHGALVQMRENEVVVLARLDARQGVESARRLAANIRRRASAEFPNDPLAMGIGRAAEALIGLRDSYREARQAQTMARRLAEPNALYFGELNVYRLLFQLEDNPELATFADEVLGKLIEYDREQGTDLVQTLAAYFTHKGNLSQTAEALFVHRNTLLYRMERIKEISGLDLDNPETRFNIQLALRAHRLLSAREE
- the radA gene encoding DNA repair protein RadA, yielding MPPKSKSRVKWTCQQCGFTSPKSYGKCPDCGTWDSMVETIESAKEQKASSLASLMPRGAPQKITDVAVEGFQRIPIPMPELARVLGGGIVPGSLVLIGGEPGIGKSTILLQMAAVLARSVGIVLYISGEESVHQIKMRAERLGMQPDTLFLLTETNLDDIIAHIENLKPKLVVVDSIQTVYLEELTSAAGSISQVRESAARLTQTAKATGIPIFLVGHVTKAGAIAGPRVLEHIVDTVLYLEGERFHAYRLLRSVKNRFGATSEVGVFEMTQDGMIEVENPSQAFLAERAPGASGSAIAVTMEGTRPLLVEIQALTNSTAFAYPRRTGNGFDMGRLLLLTATLQQRVGLKLGAQDVFVNVVGGLKITEPAADLTVALAIASSFRNQPVAEDLVIIGEVGLSGELRTVAHAQRRLTEAARLGFKRALVPQLLTKIKDKPDGIELLGARTLTQAMELALIR
- a CDS encoding ATP-dependent Clp protease ATP-binding subunit, producing the protein MSDKLDKFTKRARRVLTYAQEEAARLSHNYIGTEHILLGLIREEEGLAAKVLRDLGVDQARVRRVVEDIVGRGQAPAGTRLSLTPRTKRVIELAVDEARRMGHHYIGTEHLLLGLVREGDGIAVNVLKSLNVSPDKVRAQLQRAVMEQAPAGQTPEKKRGDSKTPLLDQLATDLTAQAEEGKLDPVIGRQKEIERVIQILSRRTKNNPALIGEPGVGKTAIVEGLAQKIIQGDVPGPLLNKRVVQLDVGSLVAGTIYRGQFEERMKRVIDELKGSKTILFIDELHMVVGAGAAGSAVDAANILKPALSRGELQVVGATTMEEYRKHIESDAALERRFQPVKVDEPSVDETIEILKGIKERYEAHHALKITDEALTSAANLAARYVTERFLPDKAIDLIDEASSRVRMYKVPKPTEYVQMDTRLKELEKEKKDAVAQENFDRAAELMGQETDLREQIQQLKVNWLETMAEKPPQVTGEDVAEVVAMWTGVPVTRIAGEESARLLKMEEELHKRIIGQDEPINSIAKAVRRARAGLKDPKRPIGSFIFLGPTGVGKSELAKALAEFMFGDEKALLQLDMSEFMERHNVSRLVGAPPGYIGYEEGGQLTEAVRRRPYSVVLFDEIEKAHPEAFNMLLQILEDGHLADAKGRKVDFRNTILIMTSNIGADLIQKDSVLGFGGKRDEAKTEEDAYQKMREKLMGELKRLFRPEFLNRLDNIVVFRTLSKEDILKIVDVQIRLFKPRLDEHQLTLEITDAAKAKLAEEGYDRNLGARPLKRVIQRTIEDPLSEGVLSQEFKPGSVLIADVIEGEIKLSIKESPHNGTDGGIPMPEPALMPA